One region of Peribacillus simplex genomic DNA includes:
- the mce gene encoding methylmalonyl-CoA epimerase: protein MIKNIDHIGIAVKSLDETLPLYTETLNLELEGIETVESQGVKVAFILAGNTRLELLEALSPSSPIAKFIDKRGEGIHHVALGVDRIEDRIKEIKESGLRMIDDSSRKGAHKADVAFVHPKSTAGVLFELCERAGSKEEQE, encoded by the coding sequence ATGATTAAAAATATCGATCATATTGGTATTGCCGTCAAGTCACTTGATGAAACCTTACCACTTTACACGGAAACGCTGAACTTGGAACTTGAAGGAATAGAGACAGTGGAGAGCCAAGGCGTAAAAGTGGCCTTTATCTTGGCAGGCAATACCCGTTTGGAGTTATTGGAAGCGTTGTCACCGTCAAGTCCAATCGCCAAATTCATTGATAAACGCGGTGAAGGGATTCATCATGTGGCCCTTGGTGTCGATCGTATCGAAGATCGAATTAAAGAAATTAAAGAATCAGGATTGCGCATGATTGATGATTCATCAAGAAAGGGAGCACACAAAGCAGATGTTGCTTTCGTTCATCCCAAGTCTACTGCAGGTGTATTGTTTGAGCTTTGTGAACGAGCCGGATCAAAGGAGGAGCAGGAATGA
- the prli42 gene encoding stressosome-associated protein Prli42: MGNKKIRKIVVYLMLISMLLTTLLSGIAFLL; this comes from the coding sequence ATGGGAAATAAAAAAATAAGAAAGATCGTCGTGTATTTAATGCTTATCTCGATGTTGTTGACGACCTTATTATCAGGTATCGCATTTCTTTTATAA
- a CDS encoding L,D-transpeptidase: MKWILSLLLMLSLWPLQVQAQPQSVKPGDPFIIINKANNKLAFIDDNEVKEILPVGTGKSQELTPEGIFTVKIKAVNPYYRKKNIPGGDPRNPLGSRWIGFDARNTDGRIYGIHGTNQPSSVGKFISNGCVRMHKADVERLYEKVPIGTKVLITKSNDDFKTLAKKNGAIK; encoded by the coding sequence ATGAAATGGATCCTTTCTTTGTTGCTTATGCTATCTTTGTGGCCGCTACAGGTACAAGCTCAACCTCAATCGGTTAAGCCGGGAGATCCTTTTATCATCATCAATAAAGCCAACAATAAATTGGCGTTCATTGATGATAACGAGGTCAAGGAGATTCTGCCGGTCGGCACTGGGAAGAGTCAGGAATTGACACCTGAAGGGATTTTCACGGTTAAAATAAAAGCGGTCAATCCCTATTATCGAAAAAAGAATATTCCGGGCGGCGATCCCAGGAACCCTTTGGGATCGAGGTGGATTGGATTTGATGCACGAAATACCGATGGCAGGATTTACGGGATACATGGTACGAATCAACCGTCGTCAGTCGGTAAATTCATTTCAAATGGCTGTGTACGGATGCATAAAGCCGATGTAGAGCGTTTGTATGAAAAAGTCCCTATCGGCACAAAGGTGTTAATCACCAAGTCGAATGATGATTTCAAAACTTTGGCAAAGAAAAACGGAGCGATAAAATAA
- a CDS encoding aromatic acid exporter family protein, which produces MFKIGYRTIKTALGVTLAIIIAQMLNLEYFSAAGIITILCIQVTKKKSVYASWHRFLACLIAMVYASLFFHFIGFHPLTIGLILLIFIPTTVALKINEGIVTSSVIIMHLYGAGNITFSLLINETILIAVGVGVALVMNLYMPSVDEKLLAYQESIETNFSAILMGIVRYLRDNDHTWDGKEITETANLLNQAKSLAFRDVENHFLREEDLYYHYFKMREKQFEIIERILPLVTNIPLVVKQSGIVADFIEDLAENVHPQNTAILYLKKLEEMELHFRGMALPQTREEFESRAALLQLMKEMERYLLLKHSFKGLPKLANNRMKKRHMA; this is translated from the coding sequence ATGTTTAAAATCGGATACAGGACGATTAAAACTGCTTTGGGGGTTACCCTGGCAATTATTATTGCACAAATGCTTAACCTGGAATATTTTTCGGCTGCGGGAATCATTACGATCTTATGCATTCAAGTTACAAAAAAGAAGTCGGTTTATGCCTCCTGGCACCGGTTTTTAGCTTGTTTGATCGCAATGGTCTATGCATCCCTATTTTTTCATTTCATCGGGTTCCATCCGCTGACAATAGGGTTGATCCTTTTGATTTTCATTCCTACGACAGTTGCCTTGAAGATTAATGAGGGAATTGTAACGAGCAGCGTCATCATCATGCATCTTTATGGAGCTGGCAACATCACTTTTTCCCTGCTGATCAATGAAACGATATTAATTGCCGTTGGAGTTGGAGTTGCACTTGTCATGAATCTGTACATGCCCAGTGTCGATGAAAAACTGCTTGCCTATCAGGAAAGTATCGAAACTAACTTTAGTGCGATCTTGATGGGGATTGTCCGTTATTTAAGGGATAATGACCACACATGGGATGGTAAGGAAATTACTGAAACAGCCAATCTTCTTAACCAAGCCAAAAGCCTTGCCTTCAGGGACGTGGAAAATCATTTCTTAAGGGAAGAAGACCTTTATTACCATTATTTCAAAATGCGTGAAAAGCAATTTGAAATAATTGAACGCATTCTTCCTCTAGTCACGAATATTCCATTGGTCGTCAAGCAAAGCGGGATAGTGGCTGATTTTATTGAGGACCTGGCAGAAAACGTCCATCCACAAAATACGGCCATTCTTTATCTGAAGAAGCTTGAAGAAATGGAGTTGCATTTTAGGGGAATGGCACTTCCACAGACACGGGAAGAGTTTGAATCAAGGGCCGCATTACTGCAGCTCATGAAGGAAATGGAACGCTATTTATTGTTGAAGCATTCCTTCAAGGGGTTACCCAAGCTGGCCAATAACCGAATGAAAAAGAGGCACATGGCTTAA
- a CDS encoding amino acid ABC transporter ATP-binding protein — MIKIDELKKNYGKLEVLKGISTEIGQGEVLAIIGPSGSGKSTFLRCINMLETPTDGQIWFKDQNITEKKTNIMKVRENVGMVFQHFHLFPHKTVLENLTYAPMKVKKLSKAEAVKQARELLTKVGLADKESSYPNRLSGGQKQRVAIARALAMNPEVMLFDEPTSALDPEMVKEVLEVMKSLAHTGMTMLIVTHEMGFAKEVADRVLFLDGGLLVEESAPEEFFSNPKSQRAKDFLEKVL, encoded by the coding sequence GTGATTAAAATTGATGAGCTCAAAAAAAATTATGGTAAGCTCGAGGTATTAAAAGGCATCAGCACCGAGATAGGGCAGGGTGAAGTGTTAGCGATCATCGGCCCATCCGGTTCGGGAAAATCAACTTTCTTGCGTTGCATCAATATGCTTGAGACTCCAACTGATGGTCAAATTTGGTTTAAAGATCAAAACATCACTGAAAAAAAGACCAATATCATGAAAGTGCGTGAAAATGTAGGAATGGTTTTTCAACATTTCCATTTATTTCCTCATAAAACCGTCCTGGAGAATCTGACATATGCACCGATGAAGGTGAAAAAATTATCAAAAGCTGAAGCAGTAAAACAAGCTCGGGAGCTCTTGACTAAAGTCGGTTTGGCCGATAAAGAATCGTCATATCCGAATCGTCTATCAGGCGGACAAAAACAACGGGTCGCCATTGCGCGGGCATTGGCAATGAATCCGGAAGTGATGCTTTTCGATGAGCCGACCTCAGCTCTTGATCCTGAGATGGTAAAAGAAGTGCTCGAGGTAATGAAGTCACTGGCACATACTGGGATGACCATGCTTATCGTAACGCATGAAATGGGATTTGCCAAAGAAGTGGCCGATCGTGTACTTTTCTTGGACGGGGGTCTTCTCGTCGAAGAAAGTGCTCCGGAAGAATTCTTTTCCAATCCGAAAAGCCAGCGTGCAAAAGACTTCTTGGAAAAAGTTTTATAA
- a CDS encoding amino acid ABC transporter permease, with protein MNLEFDRIIPSLPYILEGIPTTLKVVAVAAVIGFVLGILLSILKISRIKPLNWIADFYTSIFRGTPLVLQLMLIYFGSPQILGIQIEAFQAAFLAFGLNSAAYISEIIRGGILAVDKGQREAALALGVPYSGMMLNIILPQAIKNILPSLVNEVISLTKESAVVTIIGLGDIMRRSYIVGGETYKFFEPILFAGLIYYVMVMVLTILGKVIERRMRRSD; from the coding sequence GTGAATCTGGAATTTGATAGGATTATACCCTCCCTTCCATATATCCTGGAGGGAATACCGACTACATTAAAGGTTGTAGCGGTTGCGGCTGTAATCGGTTTTGTTTTGGGAATATTATTATCTATACTTAAAATCAGTAGAATCAAGCCCTTAAATTGGATTGCTGACTTTTATACATCCATTTTCCGCGGTACCCCTTTAGTGCTGCAATTAATGCTGATTTATTTTGGTTCACCACAAATATTAGGGATTCAAATCGAAGCATTCCAAGCAGCATTTTTAGCATTCGGGCTAAACTCTGCCGCATACATCTCTGAGATTATCAGGGGAGGCATTCTAGCGGTAGATAAAGGGCAACGTGAAGCTGCACTTGCACTTGGGGTACCCTATTCAGGGATGATGCTTAATATAATACTTCCGCAGGCCATCAAGAATATCCTGCCGTCCCTTGTGAACGAAGTGATTTCCTTAACGAAGGAATCAGCCGTTGTCACAATTATTGGGTTGGGGGATATCATGCGCCGTTCTTATATTGTCGGCGGTGAGACATATAAATTCTTCGAGCCGATTTTATTTGCCGGTCTCATTTATTATGTGATGGTTATGGTTCTTACCATCTTAGGCAAAGTGATTGAAAGGAGAATGAGACGCAGTGATTAA
- a CDS encoding transporter substrate-binding domain-containing protein: MKKQLALLLTSVLLVGILAACGTSEKKDKNTAGKEDKKVLVMGTSADYPPFEYVETSKSDQIKGFDIDIAKAIGKKLGYEVQVKDIDFNSLVPALENKSVDFVISGMTPTEKREQSVDFSDIYYTAKNMIITTKDSKIKTVEDLKGKTVGVQLASIQETLANDLNKSKKTGMKIEKRNRIPEVVQEMSTGRFDAAIMEDTVAKGYLKDNKDLVGYVIKSGEEDAGSAIAFQKGSKLTGEFNAELKKMLQNGEMEKLIIKWFGGSETE; the protein is encoded by the coding sequence TTGAAAAAGCAGTTAGCATTGTTGCTTACTTCTGTGTTATTAGTAGGTATTTTAGCAGCATGCGGAACATCTGAGAAAAAAGATAAAAACACAGCTGGCAAAGAAGACAAAAAGGTTCTGGTAATGGGAACATCTGCGGATTATCCGCCATTTGAATATGTTGAAACATCTAAAAGTGATCAAATAAAAGGATTTGACATTGATATCGCTAAAGCAATCGGTAAAAAATTAGGTTATGAGGTTCAAGTGAAGGACATTGACTTTAATAGTCTTGTTCCGGCTCTGGAAAATAAATCGGTCGATTTCGTTATCTCTGGAATGACTCCAACAGAAAAACGTGAACAATCCGTTGATTTCAGTGATATATACTATACAGCTAAAAACATGATCATCACGACAAAGGACAGTAAGATCAAAACTGTTGAAGATTTAAAAGGGAAAACGGTAGGGGTACAGCTTGCATCCATTCAGGAGACATTGGCAAACGACTTGAATAAATCCAAAAAGACCGGGATGAAAATTGAAAAACGGAATCGTATTCCAGAGGTTGTTCAAGAAATGTCCACAGGACGTTTTGACGCCGCAATCATGGAAGATACTGTGGCAAAAGGCTATTTGAAAGATAATAAAGATTTGGTGGGCTATGTGATCAAATCTGGTGAAGAAGATGCCGGTTCGGCAATCGCTTTCCAAAAAGGAAGCAAGTTAACTGGCGAATTCAATGCCGAATTGAAAAAAATGTTACAGAATGGTGAAATGGAAAAATTAATAATAAAATGGTTCGGTGGCAGCGAAACTGAATAA
- a CDS encoding BrxA/BrxB family bacilliredoxin codes for MNMDFNFLMNDVVKQARDEIKTAGYTELTTPEEVAEVFAQKGTTLVMVNSVCGCAGGIARPAAAHAIHNDKRPDQLVTVFAGQDKEATEKARDYFEGYPPSSPSFALLKDGKIITMIERHEIEGHHPMSVVEKLQDYFDQYCEEV; via the coding sequence ATGAATATGGATTTTAATTTTTTAATGAACGACGTAGTCAAACAGGCTCGCGATGAGATTAAGACTGCTGGATATACAGAATTGACTACTCCCGAGGAAGTAGCAGAGGTATTTGCACAAAAAGGAACGACACTTGTTATGGTCAACTCCGTTTGTGGCTGCGCTGGGGGAATAGCTAGACCTGCAGCAGCTCATGCGATTCATAATGATAAACGCCCTGATCAGCTTGTAACTGTTTTTGCTGGGCAAGATAAGGAGGCGACGGAAAAAGCCCGTGATTACTTCGAAGGGTATCCACCGTCATCCCCATCATTTGCATTGCTGAAAGATGGAAAAATCATCACTATGATAGAACGCCATGAAATTGAAGGGCACCACCCGATGTCCGTAGTTGAAAAATTACAAGACTACTTCGATCAATATTGCGAAGAAGTGTAA
- the meaB gene encoding methylmalonyl Co-A mutase-associated GTPase MeaB — protein sequence MSEDKKPEWVDLNNQEGFASSLKPGVELTASHNKASKSKFVKKQNVSIPIHELKEGIIKGDRANLAKGITLIESNAPHHFDPAQELLHSILSHTGNSIRIGISGVPGAGKSSFIETFGSYLCARGHKVAVLAVDPSSSINGGSILGDKTRMEELARNPRAFIRPSPSEGTLGGVHRKTRETMLLCEAAGFDVILIETVGVGQSEAIVRSMVDFFMLLVLTGAGDELQGMKKGIMELVDGIVVNKADGENIPLAIRTKSEYSRILHFLQPATKGWAGKAYTCSAITGKGIPELWDVLNEFSAMTKESGVFQERRRMQSKEWLYSLMDHQLKTMFYKNETVKGLLPILENEVMSGNKTVTTAVKQVFQFFTDTFKSN from the coding sequence ATGAGTGAAGACAAGAAGCCGGAATGGGTCGATCTTAACAATCAGGAAGGTTTTGCTTCTTCATTAAAGCCAGGTGTAGAATTAACAGCCAGTCATAACAAAGCTTCAAAAAGCAAATTCGTCAAAAAACAAAATGTAAGCATACCGATCCATGAACTTAAAGAGGGAATCATAAAAGGGGATAGGGCCAATCTTGCTAAAGGGATTACACTGATTGAAAGCAATGCACCCCACCACTTCGATCCTGCACAGGAATTATTACATTCCATCCTTTCTCATACAGGGAACTCGATTCGAATCGGGATTTCCGGAGTGCCAGGTGCAGGGAAAAGCTCGTTTATCGAGACGTTTGGATCCTACTTATGTGCCAGGGGCCATAAGGTTGCTGTTCTAGCCGTCGACCCAAGCTCTTCTATCAACGGGGGAAGTATCCTAGGTGATAAGACGAGGATGGAGGAGCTGGCAAGAAACCCCCGTGCCTTCATAAGGCCCTCACCATCCGAAGGCACCTTAGGAGGAGTTCACCGCAAAACAAGGGAAACGATGTTGCTTTGTGAAGCGGCAGGATTTGATGTCATCCTGATAGAAACTGTTGGTGTCGGCCAGAGTGAAGCTATAGTACGAAGTATGGTTGACTTCTTCATGCTCCTTGTCCTAACCGGTGCCGGGGATGAATTACAGGGGATGAAAAAAGGGATCATGGAACTTGTGGACGGAATTGTGGTCAATAAAGCGGACGGAGAGAACATTCCGTTGGCGATTAGGACAAAGTCCGAATATAGTAGAATCTTGCACTTCCTTCAGCCGGCAACAAAGGGATGGGCAGGAAAGGCATATACTTGTTCTGCCATAACCGGTAAAGGAATTCCAGAGCTTTGGGATGTATTGAATGAATTTTCCGCTATGACCAAGGAATCTGGTGTTTTTCAAGAACGGAGAAGAATGCAATCTAAGGAATGGCTTTATTCATTAATGGATCACCAGCTTAAAACGATGTTCTATAAAAATGAAACCGTCAAAGGTCTTCTCCCTATTCTGGAGAATGAAGTGATGTCAGGGAATAAAACGGTCACCACTGCTGTTAAGCAAGTCTTTCAATTTTTTACTGATACATTTAAGTCAAATTAA
- the scpA gene encoding methylmalonyl-CoA mutase: MKKPNFSAINPAKAKIKGTVEAWKKEAEKAVGQNIDSLLFETNEQIKVKPLYVKEDNRELEHMESVPGIAPFTRGPYPSMYVNRPWTVRQYAGFSTAEESNAFYRRNLAMGQKGLSVAFDLATHRGYDSDHPRVVGDVGKAGVAIDSILDMKILFNGIPLDQMSVSMTMNGAVLPILAFYIVTAEEQGVTQDKLSGTIQNDILKEYMVRNTYIYPPEMSMKIIADIFEYTSKYMPKFNSISISGYHLQEAGAPADIELAYTLADGLEYARTGMKAGIDIDKFAPRLSFFWAVGLNYFMEVAKMRAARFIWSKLMKQFEPKNNKAMALRTHSQTSGWSLSEQDPFNNVARTLIEAHAAALGHTQSLHTNALDEAIALPTDFSARIARNTQLYLQEETGITKVIDPWAGSYYVESLTNELIERAWAHIEEIEGLGGMAKAIETGLPKMRIEEAAAKRQAKIDSQDETIVGVNKYRLKKEDPIEILEIDNTAVRESQLKRLGELKAKRDQAKVDEALQALSRAARTGEGNLLELAVQATRVRASLGEISDAVEEVAGRHKATIRSISGVYSSAYSKEAEIEEVVRMTEEFLENEGRRPRLLMAKMGQDGHDRGAKVVGTGFADLGYDVDIGPLFQTPEETALQAVENDVHVVGMSSLAAGHKTLLPQLMSELKKLGREDIIVIVGGVIPAQDYDYLMENGASAIFGPGTVIPQAAKKVLQEIYNRLGYEEVVQ; the protein is encoded by the coding sequence ATGAAAAAACCGAATTTTTCTGCTATAAATCCTGCCAAGGCTAAGATTAAAGGGACGGTAGAAGCATGGAAAAAAGAAGCCGAAAAAGCCGTTGGGCAAAATATCGATAGCCTTCTGTTTGAAACCAATGAACAAATAAAAGTCAAACCGCTTTATGTTAAAGAAGATAATCGCGAATTGGAGCATATGGAAAGTGTCCCAGGCATCGCTCCGTTTACAAGGGGGCCTTATCCTTCGATGTATGTCAATCGTCCTTGGACGGTACGCCAGTATGCAGGTTTTTCGACTGCTGAGGAATCCAATGCGTTCTACAGACGTAATCTGGCGATGGGGCAAAAAGGGCTCTCAGTTGCCTTTGATTTAGCCACACACCGTGGTTATGACTCCGATCATCCACGCGTTGTCGGTGATGTGGGGAAAGCGGGAGTTGCCATTGATTCCATCCTTGACATGAAAATCCTTTTCAACGGGATTCCGCTAGATCAGATGTCCGTATCAATGACTATGAACGGTGCAGTATTACCTATCCTGGCTTTTTATATCGTGACAGCTGAAGAACAAGGCGTTACACAGGATAAGCTTTCGGGCACGATTCAAAATGACATCTTAAAGGAATATATGGTCCGGAATACGTATATCTACCCACCTGAAATGTCCATGAAAATCATAGCTGATATTTTTGAGTATACTTCCAAATATATGCCGAAATTCAATTCCATTTCCATCTCGGGTTATCATCTCCAAGAAGCGGGGGCGCCGGCGGATATCGAACTAGCCTATACATTGGCTGATGGTCTTGAGTATGCGCGTACCGGCATGAAGGCAGGTATTGATATCGATAAGTTTGCACCACGCCTGTCATTCTTCTGGGCTGTAGGATTGAACTATTTCATGGAGGTGGCGAAAATGAGGGCGGCTCGTTTCATTTGGTCAAAACTGATGAAACAGTTCGAACCGAAAAATAATAAAGCGATGGCATTGAGGACTCATTCCCAAACCTCCGGCTGGAGCCTCTCCGAGCAGGATCCGTTTAATAATGTCGCAAGGACCCTGATTGAAGCTCATGCGGCCGCACTGGGACATACACAGTCCCTGCATACGAACGCACTGGATGAGGCCATTGCACTGCCAACTGATTTCTCGGCCCGCATTGCACGTAACACACAGCTTTATCTGCAGGAGGAAACCGGTATCACAAAGGTAATCGATCCATGGGCGGGTTCTTATTATGTAGAATCGCTCACTAATGAATTAATCGAAAGGGCTTGGGCTCACATAGAAGAAATCGAAGGTCTTGGAGGAATGGCAAAGGCAATCGAAACCGGCCTTCCAAAAATGAGGATCGAGGAAGCGGCTGCAAAGCGTCAAGCTAAAATCGATTCTCAGGATGAAACGATTGTCGGCGTCAATAAATATCGTTTGAAAAAAGAAGATCCGATTGAAATACTGGAGATTGATAATACCGCAGTTCGCGAAAGTCAGCTTAAGCGTTTGGGCGAATTAAAAGCGAAGCGTGATCAGGCAAAGGTGGATGAAGCTCTTCAGGCGCTATCCAGGGCTGCTAGAACAGGCGAAGGTAACCTGCTTGAACTGGCAGTGCAAGCTACAAGAGTACGGGCTTCACTAGGTGAAATCTCCGATGCGGTCGAAGAGGTGGCTGGACGTCATAAAGCAACGATCCGTTCTATCAGCGGCGTATATAGCTCGGCATACTCAAAAGAAGCGGAAATTGAGGAAGTCGTCCGCATGACGGAAGAGTTCCTTGAAAATGAAGGAAGAAGACCGCGTTTGTTAATGGCTAAAATGGGTCAGGACGGTCATGATCGTGGAGCTAAAGTAGTAGGAACGGGGTTTGCGGATTTAGGCTATGATGTCGATATCGGTCCATTATTCCAAACACCGGAAGAAACCGCCTTACAGGCCGTGGAAAATGATGTGCATGTTGTCGGAATGAGTTCGCTTGCTGCCGGTCATAAAACATTGTTGCCGCAGCTTATGTCGGAACTGAAGAAATTGGGCCGTGAAGACATCATAGTGATCGTCGGCGGCGTCATCCCTGCACAGGATTATGATTACTTGATGGAAAATGGCGCTTCAGCCATTTTTGGACCTGGTACAGTCATTCCACAGGCAGCAAAAAAAGTGCTTCAGGAAATATACAATCGCCTTGGATATGAGGAAGTGGTCCAATAA
- a CDS encoding methylmalonyl-CoA mutase family protein — MELKDVKNITFPKPSLEEWKEAAEVSLKGKSIEKLKTNTYEGITLYPLYTETADSTANVAELPGFFPYTRGTFPTGYYEKPWLVVQPVSGVTAEEANEKMKVSFKRGQNVVAYPASLLAKGARAEKLFKDIPLREIPVFIDLKGKQKGLFPQFKAVAESQNAQLTGVVAEDPIAEWLIGGQLPEDTDHYFADWLKTIQDYQKVGRDLKTVLINTAVYHNGGANAVQEIAYGLSAAVQYLLEGQKQGLSISSVSERIVFSFAVDSNYFMSIAKLRAARRLWAGLAEAFDTAPDHFKMAIHAVTSELTETLYDQHVNILRTTNQAFAAAIGGIQYLQIHPFTHPTGESDDFSERIARNTHLILKEETNITTVVDPAGGSWYVEQLTDELAEKAWAKFLEIDEAGGILELIKQGTLQKDIAEVYLGRVQNAAFRKDSIIGTNVYPNPADKIKTPTLDKHVSYMKVEKPVGITPIALERVSIQFEQIRLRSESYKEINGTAPTIGLINLKNLKSYKPRADFVKSLAAAGGIETVGSKGCQTIQEAVDYVASTNFPIYCICGSDDDYAELAPITIKEIKKQFPEINIYLAGKQQEELEITLSEAGMKDSIHVKTNVIAILLELLHELGVN, encoded by the coding sequence ATGGAACTGAAAGATGTAAAAAACATAACCTTTCCTAAGCCTTCTTTGGAAGAGTGGAAAGAAGCTGCGGAAGTCAGTTTAAAAGGAAAAAGTATAGAAAAATTAAAAACGAATACATATGAGGGCATCACTTTATATCCACTTTATACAGAAACGGCGGATTCAACGGCAAATGTAGCTGAATTACCAGGGTTCTTCCCTTATACCCGAGGAACGTTTCCAACGGGTTATTATGAAAAACCTTGGCTGGTCGTTCAACCTGTAAGCGGTGTCACGGCTGAAGAGGCAAATGAAAAGATGAAGGTGTCATTCAAGCGCGGTCAAAATGTCGTGGCATACCCTGCAAGTTTGCTTGCTAAGGGAGCAAGGGCTGAAAAATTGTTTAAAGATATCCCATTAAGGGAAATCCCGGTTTTCATTGACCTTAAGGGAAAACAAAAAGGATTATTCCCGCAATTCAAAGCCGTTGCTGAATCGCAAAATGCCCAATTGACAGGCGTAGTTGCAGAAGATCCCATTGCAGAATGGCTCATTGGCGGTCAGCTGCCAGAGGATACGGATCATTATTTTGCAGACTGGCTTAAGACGATCCAAGATTATCAGAAGGTAGGCCGGGATTTAAAGACAGTCCTGATTAATACGGCAGTCTATCATAATGGAGGGGCCAATGCCGTTCAAGAAATCGCGTACGGATTATCGGCAGCCGTCCAATATCTATTGGAAGGGCAAAAACAAGGGCTTTCCATTTCTTCAGTTTCCGAAAGAATAGTATTTTCGTTTGCAGTAGATTCCAATTACTTCATGTCCATCGCCAAACTGCGGGCTGCCAGGAGGCTTTGGGCAGGTCTTGCTGAAGCCTTCGATACAGCTCCGGATCATTTTAAAATGGCCATACATGCTGTTACTTCCGAATTGACAGAAACGCTATATGACCAGCACGTCAATATTCTTCGGACCACAAACCAAGCTTTTGCTGCAGCTATCGGCGGCATTCAATATCTTCAAATTCATCCATTTACTCATCCAACTGGTGAATCTGATGATTTTTCAGAAAGAATCGCCCGTAACACTCATTTGATTTTAAAAGAGGAAACAAATATCACCACCGTGGTCGATCCTGCTGGCGGTTCTTGGTATGTTGAACAATTAACGGATGAATTGGCTGAAAAGGCTTGGGCGAAATTCCTAGAAATCGATGAAGCCGGGGGGATTTTAGAGCTTATTAAGCAAGGCACCCTACAGAAAGACATAGCTGAAGTATACCTAGGAAGAGTTCAAAATGCGGCTTTCAGAAAAGATAGTATCATCGGAACGAATGTTTATCCGAATCCAGCTGATAAGATTAAAACCCCGACACTGGATAAACATGTGTCATACATGAAAGTTGAGAAGCCGGTTGGCATTACGCCAATCGCCTTGGAACGGGTATCCATTCAGTTCGAACAAATAAGACTGCGCAGTGAAAGTTATAAAGAAATAAATGGAACAGCTCCAACAATCGGTTTGATTAATTTGAAAAACCTTAAATCCTATAAACCCCGTGCAGATTTCGTTAAAAGTCTGGCTGCAGCAGGAGGTATTGAAACAGTAGGTAGTAAAGGGTGTCAAACCATTCAGGAAGCAGTCGATTACGTAGCTTCGACCAATTTCCCTATCTATTGTATTTGCGGCAGTGATGATGACTACGCTGAATTAGCCCCAATCACAATTAAAGAAATTAAAAAGCAATTCCCTGAAATCAATATTTATTTGGCTGGCAAGCAGCAAGAAGAATTGGAAATCACACTAAGTGAAGCCGGCATGAAAGATTCTATCCATGTTAAAACGAACGTAATAGCGATTTTATTGGAATTATTGCATGAGCTAGGGGTGAACTGA